The genomic stretch CTCCAGTACTGGCGCGGTATTCAGGCCATTATCGGCCCGTAAGCCGCACCAGTGCTTGAGTTTCGTAAAACCATCTGTAACTGTGACGAAGAGAACCCCGCATGATTGAACCAGACGTACTCCTCGCCAACCCCCGGGGCTTTTGTGCCGGCGTCGATCGTGCCATCGAGATCGTGGAACGCGCGCTGACGCTGCATGGCGCCCCCATTTACGTGCGGCACGAGATCGTGCACAACAAGTTCGTGGTCGATGACTTGCGGAGCAAGGGCGCGGTATTCATCGAGGATCTTGCTGATGTGCCGGTAGGTGCCACGCTTGTGTTCAGCGCGCACGGCGTCTCCAAAGCGGTCCGCATCGAAGCCGCCCAGCGTGGCTTTCATGTGTTCGATGCGACCTGCCCGCTGGTGAAAAAGGTTCACGTCGAGGTGATGAAGCGGCGCCAGGATGGCTTTGAGGTGGTGATGATTGGCCACGAAGGACATCCTGAGGTCGAAGGCACGATGGGTCAATCAGAAGCAGGAATGTATCTCGTGGAAACCGCGGACGATGTCGCGAAATTGAACATCCCGGCAGGCACACCATTGACCTACGTCTCGCAAACCACGCTGTCCGTGGATGACTGTCAGATTGTGATCGATGCACTGAAACAAAAGTTTCCGCAAATCGTCGGCCCAAAGCACGACGACATCTGCTACGCCACCCAAAACCGTCAGGACGCCGTCAAATTCATGGCGCCGCAGGTGGAGGTAGTGCTGGTGGTCGGTTCACGAACCAGTTCGAACACCAATCGCCTGCGCGAATTGGCTGACACGCTGGGATGCACCACATACCAGGTGGATAGCGCGGAGGAAGTGCAACCCGAGTGGATCGCCGGCAAGCGAAGAATTGGTGTGACCTCGGGCGCGTCGGCACCGGAAGTGCTGGTACGCGACGTGGTCGCCAAATTGAAATCGATGGGCGCGTCAAGCGTGCGTGAGCTTGACGGAATTACCGAGAATATTACCTTCCCTCTGCCGAAGGGGCTGTCCCGCGATGGGACGGCTGATTAAGCCAGTCCCGCTCGCGAATCCAGCACGCCTGCGAAAACGCTAGTACCCGGACTTCGCCGGCGTCTCGTTCGTTGCAGGCTGCGGCGTCTGGTATTCCGTGCGAATCGCCTTGCGCGTCGCGCCTGATTTAATGGCACGGCACGTCGCCTTCTTGCCATTCATTTCCAGCTTGAAATCTTCGTCGCAGCGCTTGATGCAAAAGCCGCTCTGGTCGACTTCGTCCTTCATGCACGCTTCTGATCGGAGACGCTGGCGCGACGATGGTTCATACGAAGTTGAGTACCCGGAGGTCTGGGCAAAAGCAATTGGGGTAACCGTCACCAACAACACGACGGCTCCGAATAGGGCGCGTCCAACACGCGCCCCCGAGAAAAATCCGCGCCTAGACAAACTGATCATCTTTACCAATTGAAAATCTCCCTCCAGGAAATACGTCTTGCACCCTCGCCGCCACTATTGCGCGGCACAGGGAAGCTCGTCTTGTCTCCGGTCGCACCCGTTACAATGGTCTTGATGCTCTTGTCCGGAAGTTGAATGACAATGTTACCGACCGCCACCTGTCCGGTGATTTTCTGCCCCGCATAAGGAGCGGTATCGATTTTTCCCCCGGTCTTGAAGTCAAAGGAATACAGGAAACTGTCACCACCAACTGTGCACGGCGTGTTGTTCGGTACGTTGGTCACCACGACGATCGTGCCACTGGCAATCTGGATATCGAGATTCGCGCGTTCGCCGGGAGATGCACCGCCCGGGTTCAAATCGATAAACCAACCATCCTTGTTTCCATAGTCGACCGCGTTCGAACTCACTGTCCGCGTTGTTCCCAAGTCGGTCAGAGTCTGTTCCACCAATCGTCCAGATGTGCGGACATTCCCATAATCGACGTCGGTGTCGCGAATCGCATAAATCGACTGCTGGTAGGCCCACGGCTGGGGAGGAACCAAGGTTGCCGGATCCGATAGATCATCGCCACCCAGATAACGTCCGGTTCCAATGTATATGATCGGCTTTCCGTTTATCTTTGTAATTTCAGGCTTGGCTGTGATCGATTGAGGCTTGCCACCAGAATCCTTCAGGTCGGCGATGTGTTTCACCGTAGGGGGATCAACCTGCAAGTCGAAGCGCCACAAGTTACCCAGCAGGTCACCACCGTAGACATACAATGACGTGTTGTCAGTAACTGGATTGTTTGAATAACCCGACAGTTTTGCCAAACCACTGGGCTGGGTTGTGGTGCCCACATTGGTCGTGACTTTCTTCAGTACCACTCCAGTGAGAGCGTCGAGCATGTACAAATAGCCCTTGCCGGTGCCGGGAAGCACATTGTTGTAGCCCGAGGTGACGAGCACCACCCACTTGCCATCAGTGGGCCGCTTGGTGATGACAGGCGTTCCAAAGGAGTAACCCATATCCGCGTCAACGTTGTTAGGGCTCGCGCAGAGCGTCGGATCCGAACAGGTCTCCCACATTCCCTTGGGATTGTCCGGGTCCGTTACATCAAGCGCATAGAAGCCGCGCCCGCCTTTGCCCAGTCCCGCAACGAGGATGGTCTTCCAGGCCCCTGTTGGGCTCGCGCCCGCATAAATACTCGCCGTTGTCGGCGAGCCATCCACGGAATAAACGTGACGCACGCCCCAATTGTCGGTTGCCAATTTGTGCAAATTCGGCATGACGATCCTCGGCACATACGCCCACAATTCATTTCCATTCGCGCCGTCGATGGCGTGCAACATGCCGTCATTGGCGGCAATGTAAAGTACCCCTTTGCGCCCAGTGATCGCTGAACTCGCTTTGAATGTGGCAAATGTCGGCACGACGGCATCGACGAATTCGCCTTCCGCGTCCTTCACATATTCAGGTGTGGCATTGACCGAATCGCCCAACACGTGTTCCCGATTTCGAAACGCGTTACCCTCGAACTCCGATCTGCCACGCAGGTAGTTAACCAGATTCTGTCCGTCGTTGGCATCGCTTCGCTCGGCAACAGACAACAACGGACACTGCGACAAAGCGGTACATTTGTTCGCAAAGTACGGGCGCTCCGCGGCGATGCTCCCGGACGCGGAGGTGGAAAGACTGGACCAGTCAAAGGTCTTGAGTTTGTTCCCCGACGACGAATCAGGCGCCCAGATGGTGCGGGTATCACCCGTGGCGCTCACTTTGGCATCGAGCAAAGCCTGGGCGGACCAGAGAATGGCAGGAATGACGTTACCGGTATTCGGGTCGATTTTCTGTGCAACGATTTCTCCATCCCATACCGTTGTCCGGAAAGTCGAGCTGAAGATTGCATTGTTGGTCGGCGTGATATTCGGGCTGGACGTTGCCGAGGCCGATGCGGCCGCTGTTTGCACCTTCAGCGCCGACAGCGCCCCAGAAATACCATCCGCAAGCGAATTCGGGTCCGCGGCACTAAAGTAAATGCCCCGCCCGTTGACGGCGGCATGCCACAAATCATCAATCGCGGATGGTGAATTCTGCGCAGGCAATGGCCAGTTACATACACCGGAAGCCCAGGAACAGGTCGAAGCGCTTCCTTTGATCTTTGCAAAATCACTTGCCGCGTTGGTTTCGTAATCAGTTCTATAGTCCATCAAGCCCTGGATGCCGAGGCCGAGGGTGTAGGTAACCATGTGTTGATACGTTGCCTTGTCCTTGGCCGATTCATTCGTCGGCACGTTGTTGGCCGAGAGCGGGCCTGAGGTACGAAGATCCTGCTTGTAATAGTAAGCAGCCACGTCCGCCAGCGTATCGCTCGCACCAGACAGCGCTCCGTCAAATGCACCATCCACTCGTTTGGTAAATCCGCTGTCCGCGTTATCCTGGTTTCCCACACCGGCACCAGTCAGGTTTTGCCCGGCGTTACTGTTCCAATAGCCATCCGTTGTCAGCAACGTAAAATTCTGCTGGCAGGAATGCGTCATCGGATCATCGGACATGCCGGAGTTAATTCCGTTGGTCACATTTGCGTAGTAGCGACCGGCCCGGGACAACGCTTCGCGTAGCGGCGTGGATCCGTTGGTGCTTTGCGCATAAAGTTTGGTATACCAGTTGCTGCGCTGCGTGGCGTCAAATTTCCCCACTTTCAAATACTTGCTTGCCGTGACGGGATTGTTCGGGTTGATGGTCATGAAGCCAACGCGATAACGATCGTCGATCGGCAAGAATGCGCGACCCGTTGCGGTCTTCATCATGGCAAGGCGGGTGCGATAGTAGCTAAACCAGTTGGCAAAGTTCTTCGCTTCCTCGGCATAGGTACACGACGCCGCGGCAGCGCAGTCCGTACGCGCGGACGTTAAGGGCTTGGGATAGCTTGGGGTCGCCGGCTCGATATCGACGCGGCTAAAGCGCCCATATCGGGGATAGAGATATTTGGACACGTCGAATTTCTTGCGGCAACGCGGTGTCGCGGGCGCTCCGGAATTGCCGGTGATGGCGGTCGTTGCTTGCGCATCGGCGAGCGTTTTGCAGTAGCGGATTGGCGCGGGGAGCGTGAAACCCGCCGGTGCAGCGCCAGCCGCCGTGGCAAGCGCGCAGGTCGTCAAGTTGTCGTCACTGCAATACTCGTTCGCATCGATGTTGAAGTAGTAAGGATTGGAAGCAAGCGTTTGCACTTTATTAAATGATGTCGCATTGGTGCCTGTCGCCACCGGATATGCCACGTTGGCGCCGCTCGCGCCCCAATAGCGAAAATAAGGAACCAATCCAGAGACGTTGTCCTTGCCGTTGCGTTTGCAAACGAGGGGATTGGTCAGGTCGGCGGCGGAAGGAGAACTTGTATTGCAATACACGTATTCCTGATACGTATTCGTCAGATTTTTGGTCGTGGCGTTGAGATACGCATCCAGTTTGGCGCTGCCAATGGCCTGATCCCCAAGCTGGTGCCGGCGGAATCGATGCCCGCCGCATAGGTGATGTTGGGATTGTAATAAACCTGATTGAAGGCCGAGGCGTAATAGGGAGGTTCGCCATTGTTGCACTGGATCCGGCTGAACGTCGATGAAGCCGATCCCGAATACGCTTTGCAGTTATTGATGTTCGTACCACTCGACAGGCTATAGATGTTATCGGGCATGTAGTCCCACGCCATACTCCCCGAATCGTCCAGGATGTACATGAGATTGGGCAACACGGTGGTCGATGGCGCGCTGGCGAGCGGGACGTCAGACAGATCAGCAAGCTGCGCGCTGGATTGGGTTGCAAACAGACAAGCCACCACCAATGCCGCCAAGGGCAGGAATTTGGGGGACGTCATGGCACTCGACATGGTGATTCTCCTAAATAAATCATTTGCGGCGGGACTAGGCCCGTATTTCCACCGTGGTTTGAACAATGCTCACGGTGTTGCGCGGGCCTTCCACGCGACTGGTAATTCGGTAGTAGACATTCTTGGGTTTTGCAAAACCGGCGGAAGCGCCCGCACGAAACGAGTCACCTTCGGTCAGCGCGGCACCGCCAGCCAGATACTGAAGGGCTGAACAACCCCCGACTTCATAGCTGCCCGCTAACTTGCACTGGCGGTGTATCACATAACTTGTCTTGTTGCCCGCGACATCGGCCGCACCACCATTTACTTTAGGGGCATCCGCCCATACGGTGGCGTCGAACCATGATGGGTCCGGCAGTGGCAGGGTTGCGAAGTAGCCCGCCGCCGAATCAGTCGCCTGCAAAGCAGCACCTTTGCTGTTCGCTTCAAGCCATTCGACTGCGGCCTGGGTTCCCCGATCTGCGCCCGAAATGGTTGCTTGTTTCAACGCAATATTTCCTGAAACCATAACTGTGGTATCAACAGAGCGGAGCAAGGCGATACCCGCCAGACTCATGGCGACCAGCACAATGAGTGATATAAATAAAACTACGCCACTTTGCGAATGCCGAGGTGTGCGGCGCGGTCGACGTGTCAGGATTGGGATATTGGTTGCCATAGAGATGACCGGGTATCTTGAGTAGGTTATTAACGGACCGGCTTCCAAGCCATATTGCGTAACGGTACGATGGTTTGGAAAACTTTGTAGCGATAGCATTTCCAGTCGGGGTCGGCGCTCACATCAAGTGGAATGTCAACGCCCGCAGTGCCTGCGCCATACCACTGCGGTGCTGCCTCGGTCACCGTGCACAGCCCGGTGACGGGATCTGCTTTTTCTCTCAATGCGCTACGCGCCACAAGTGCCAGCTTGACCGCCAGTAGCCGCTGCCATCCGGCAGGCGTCGCCGGAGAAATTTTGGTCCACTCACTTGCAGAGATCTGACTGTCGAAAGGAGGAGTATCAATGCCATACAAGACCTTCATCTGCACAATACCGTCCGCGATCGGAGCCGGGTTCGTAGCGCTCGCGCTGGTCATGTCATCGTTTCGCATCAATTGATTGTTGACAATGGAATACGTGGCCGAACTGAGCGCATTGCCCATGTTATATACATAGCCCCCGGCCTCTGATCCCGTCACGCCTTTTGCAAAGGTCAAGCCAGCAGGCGTCCAGCCATTGTCAATGCCCGCAGGGTGATTGAAACGTATTGGCCGCGAGCTGCCGGTGGGATCGATGTAGTTGCCAGGTGCCGGAGCATGGGCAAGCTCCTTTGTCAGCGCCGGAAGAGCGGTCACGCGAAACATGGCGCAGTGGTGCGGAACTCCCGCGACTGTCGCATTATTTCCGGTGTCGTCCAATTGTGAAAGCACCAGAACATCTCCGGGCTGGTAAAAGCCGCGGTCATCGACGGAAATTGTCCCATTTCCGCTAACGTCAGCAGAAATCTGGGATGGTGGATTCACGATGTCACTGGAAACAAAGGAAATGCTCAACTGGTCGGGCAAATTTCCCGCCCCTGCCGTGATTACCGCCGGCACCAACCCCTGCAACCTGCTCTTTGGCGGTGGAGAATCATCGTCGTAGACGCGAATCGAGCAACCGAGCAATCCGTTGTTGTTGAAACCTTGTCCGGCAACGCGTAGCTCGCGCTCGAGACTAAAAAGGGCAAATGCCGCACTCTGCGAGGCATCGCCGCCGGATGTCGTCGTGCGCTTCTGGCCTTCGGAAATAGCGAACACCTGGAAAATGACCATCGTGCCGATCAAGCCGACCAGCATGCCGACCATCAGTTCGACCAGCGAAAAACCACTAGTTTTATTCATCGCTTGCATATCCTAAATGCATTCGCCGGTTGTGCTATTTGGCTTGGTTAAATGACAACTCATGTTGGCGCTCAATGTGACATTGCTGGGAGCCGCCGCATCTGGCGCCTTCCAGCGAACCACTACATTTACGGTCATGACAGTGGTACCCGCGGCACCCGCAACTATCGTTATAGTTGGAGGAAATGCTGAAGCGCCCGGGAGCCTGGCGACCCGGCAAGCCCATTGCTGAAGCTGGGTAGAGGGTGAAGTTGGGCAAGATGCAGCAGTGGACGCGTAGGTCGCCGCATTCTTCTGGTCAACTGAAATCTGCCCAAGAATCTCATTTGCCAGAAAACTCGCTTCGGATCGAAACTGTGCCCCGGAAACGTTCTTGGTCGCCACGGCCTGCATGCCAACCAGGCCAAGAATTCCGATGGAAAAAATCAGCAGCCCTACGAGCGCCTCAAGCAACATCACGCCTTGCTGATGTTTCTTTCCGCCACTTTGTATAGCAACATTTTTGTTTTGTACTGCGTTCATTTCCACTCCATCCTCTTTAGCACTTGCGCGTGTCGCCAGTGGGAATTGACGGGTCCGGATCGCACATCCGTACTTGCCCGCCAGGACTGACCGTGACTCGCAAATTTCGCGCGTCAGTAAACGATGCAATTGACGTTTCAATTTGAACTTGAGAAATCGGCATGGATCCGTCACTTGGGTTTGGCGTAAGCACGCGGCCAAGCGCATTGAATGTCACGATTGTTGCATCCGCAGGCGTTGGTGTCGCCTTGGCCGTGGCAGAACCGGCAGCGCCCGAACGTGTCTGAATCACGAGGCCATCCGGATCACTGGCCTCACTGACCCGCCAACTGGTTGTACCCGCGCTGGTCATTTCAAATTGCACATTTGTATTCCGGCTAACCGCTTCCGAACGGGCAAATTGCAATCCATTCAGCATAGCTTCCGCACCGGTACGAATTTGCGTGTTTTGCACCCAGGCGGAATACATCGGGAATGCGGTCACCAGGAGGATGGCCGCGATCGCGAGCGCGACCAGCATCTCGATCAACGACATTCCGCGCTGTTTGGCCATGGTTAGCACGTCTCGCCTTTCTTCGTTACCCAGCAAGTCGTGGAGTTGTTCCACCCTGACGCCGTAAACGTTGAGCCTTGGGCATTTGACTGATTTACCGTGTACACAAAGCCGCCCATTCCTTCTCCCGCCTTCCCAGTCGCCGTGATGGTATAGGTACTTGCCGTCGACGCACAACTAAAGTCAAAGTACCGTGACGTTGGCACAGGAAATCCTGCCTGCCAACCGCAGGCCCAGGCGCGGCACCACCCGCATAAGTGCGGTTGTCCAGAAAGAACTGCTCCATCTTGACCCGCGCATCACCAAGACCCGCCGTCGCCTGCTGAATCTTCGACCGCGTAACATAATCGCCATACATCGGCATCGCGATAGCCGAAAGAATTCCGATGATCGCCACCACGATTAAAACTTCGATCAGGGTAAAGCCGGCGTTGGCTTGACTTGTTCTTTTCATGTTTCCGTCCTTTGACCCCGTTGGGCAAGATGAATATTAGAGATGTCTTCCCGCCACCCCAAGTGCATGCGACAAGCGGTAGCAAAAGAAGAATCGGCGGGAAAATATTAGCCCAACGCCGTTAAATACGGGCGAAATTGTGAATTTGCTCACATATTCGCGGTGGCGGGCGGATTGTGGCGGCATTGGGGCGGCGCGAGAATCGGGCCATCGACACAAACAGGAAAGTTGTTGGTTCATTGCAGCCCGGATGCCTCAATGATGGATTCATAGCCAGCCCCGACATATTTGAAGCTGCGCGCTACCAGGGAAAGGCCTTTATCACGACACGCGACGCGACGCGACGCGGAAAACTCTAACACTGGCGCGGCTTTTCAACCATTTTCGCGAGTTAAACAACGAGTCCCGACACTTTTCTGGTGAATTTAGGGGGTGAGGAGTGAAGCCGCGGTACCCTTTTGTTTCTGAGACGAAAGGAGACCGAAATGAGTGGCACACACCTCACCTTGGAGGAAAGATACCTGATTCACAGCGCGATGTTGGGAGGAATGAGTCCGACGCGGATTGCGCGTCAGTTGAAGCGTGACCGTTCAATGATTTACGACGAGCCGCGCGGTCGCGGTCGGGGTCAATATTGCCCGCATGTTGCCAGGTCACCCGCGCGCAGCGGCGAATAGCGAGACGGACGAGGGCGGGGTTGGGGAGCGGCTAAGGGAAGGCTGGTCGCCGGCGGTCAGGGCCGGGGTGCAGCACATGAAGGCGTTCAGCTCTCTACGCGCCGCGGCGGCGGCAGTTTCTGCACACCAAGGCGCGGGCACAGCGTCCGGCGCTGGCGGCCCGAGGATGCCACCTGCGGATCGACCGGCCACTGGGAGGCACCCTGTCCGGCAGGGAAGGACAGGGCGTCCTGCACAGGTCGACGCAGGAGTCGCTGATGGGCTCATGGGGCGAAACCGTGCCAACGGTCAACAGGAGCGTCGGCGATAACGGCCTGCCCTTCAACGTCGCCAGGCGCGGAGTTCACCGCCACCACCGGGGACAAGGCCGTCTGCGCCGCCACTCGCCCACAGCGCGGCCCTGTCGGCGCGCGATCTTCCCAAGGCGTGCGGCAATCTGACACCAAATCGCGTCTTCAAGAGGCACACCCCCGCGCCACCTTATACCACCGCCAACCGGGGGCCGACTTAATGGCGTTTTCGCCCGAAAACACTCGCCAGTTCTTGAGTTTCGTTTTCAAATACCGGCCAAACCAATTATGTTACGTATTCCCCTTATTGGCTTAAAGTGGTGTCTGGGATATAATTTTGGGCTATCTTTCGCACTCACGCTGTTGTAGCTCAGTTGGTAGAGCAACTGATTCGTAATCAGTAGGTCGGAGGTTCGATTCCTCTCAACAGCACCAACATCCTTGCGGGATTTGTGTTCGGGGCGTACCCGATCCTCAAATTTTCTGCAGTATCGTGCCCGCATAGCTCAGGGGTAGAGCAACCGCCTTGTAAGCGGTAGGTCGTCAGTTCGAATCCGACTGTGGGCACCAAACGGATTTCCGGGGTAAATTTTCCACCCGCGGGAACGTCGCACCTCCTGCCCTTACTAAACAGGGTCTATTTCACGTTCCCATTTATGGCTCTCCTCCTCGCCCCGCTTTTCCGCCTGATTGCATTTTCACTGCTCGCTGTCGCGTCGGTCGTGGCGGCGGCACCGGTCAAAACACCCCACGTCGAAGCTGAATTGGTCGCCCGCAACCAGGCTTTTCAGCCGGGCCAGCCGGTTGAGGTGGCGTTGCGACTGAAAATCATCGATCACTGGCACACCTATTGGCAAAACCCGGGCGACTCCGGTTTGCCCACACGCCTCGCATGGAAGCTGCCTGCGGGGTTCTCCGCTGGACCCATTGAATGGCCATTCCCGAAGAAGTTGCCACTTGGGCCGCTCATGAATTTTGGCTATGACGGCGAAGTCATGCATCTGGTCACTTTGCAAACGCCGGCGGGTATCAAGACCGGTTCGCCGGTCACGGTTGCTGCAAAGGCAGATTGGCTCGTTTGCAGCGATGTCTGTATTCCGGAAAGCGCCGACGTTTCGATCACGCTTACTGCCGTTAACTCAACACCGCTCCCGGATACGCGCTGGGTTGACGCATTCGCAAAAGCTCACCTTGCGCTGCCGGGCAAGATTGAAAACTGGACGACGTCGGCGACAATCGCCGACGGAAAGCTCGTGATCGAATTCGCTCCACCCAAAGACACGTCGATTTCAATTGCCGATGCATCTTTTTTTCCGCTGCGCGAAGATCTGATCGCCAACGCCGCCGTGCAGGTTTTGAGCAAGACTGCTTCGGGTTATCGCCTGTCGATTCCCACGGCAGACCCGGTCAACGCAGCGCTCAAGTCTGTCGATGGCGTAATTGTCGCCTCTAGCGGTTGGAGTAATGCAACCACCGGAAAGGCGGTCGCTTTTTCCGCGCCGCTGACGATTTCCAATGTTATGTCGCCAAGAACTGCCGTTCCCGCGCTGCCAAACAGCGCATCGGCTTCAAGTCAGATGGGACTGTTCGCGGCATTGCTGTTCGCGCTGGCGGGCGGGCTCCTGCTGAATCTGATGCCCTGTGTATTCCCGGTGCTCGGCATCAAGATCATGAGCTTTGCCCGGCACGCACAGAGCGACCCCGCGCTAATGAGAAAACAAGGATTTGCGTTTCTGTTTGGTGTGCTGGTTTCCTTCTGGATTTTGGCGGGGATACTCATCGCGCTTCGATCCGCGGGCGAGTCGATCGGCTGGGGGTTTCAGCTCCAGTCGCCCCTGTTCGTCACATTGCTTGCCGTGCTATTCATGCTGATGGCGTTGAATCTGAGCGGCGTATTTGAAATGGGCTTGCGGCTCCAGACCGTGGCCGGCGGTCTTGCGCCGCGGGGTCATAGCACGCTGATCGATGCGCTCTTTTCCGGCGTGCTGGCGACCATCGTCGCGACGCCATGCACTGCCCCGATGATGGGCGCGGCCCTCGGTTTCACGCTATCGCAGCCGCCGGCCTTGTCGCTGCTGGTGTTCACCGCCATTGCAATAGGCATGGCGCTGCCAGTACTGACGCTGTCGCTCGCGCCACAATGGCTACGATACTTGCCCAAACCGGGGGCGTGGATGGATACGTTCAAAAAATTCCTGGCATTTCCGCTGTATGCGACCGTTGCCTGGCTCGCGTGGGTGTTGGGTTCGCAGATCGGCAATGATGGCGCTGCAAAACTATTGTTCGGGCTGGTGATTATCGCGCTGGCGGCGTGGCTGTACGGCCACTGGCAGGGTTCCAAGCCCGTGCGTGCGTCTCTGGTTGCGCTCGTCATTGCGCTATGCGGACTTGCGATCGCGTGGCCGAATGCCTTGCACACTGGCGCGCCGGGCGCCCGCACGGACGATGGATGGGTGCCTTACTCGACGCAGAAAATCGCGGAATTGCGCGGCCAGCACAAAGCGGTATTCGTGGACTTCACGGCAACGTGGTGCATTACCTGCCAGGTAAACAAACGTGTTGCCCTGAATCAGGAAAACGTCGTCCAGCGTTTTAAGGAGCTCGACATCGTGCGCATGAAAGCCGATTGGACCGTAAAGGATCCTGAAATTACCAGCGCCTTGGCGGCGTTCGGGCGCAACGGCGTGCCGCTTTATGTTTTCTACCCCGCAAACGGCGAGCCGCATACCTTGCCCGAAATACTTACGCCCGCCATCGTCCTGTCGGCGATCGAGACCGGGAATTCGTCGAAGGTCATTCGTTAGGCATTTGTTGCGGCGCGGGAAGTCGCGTTATGATCAGACGCCGCACTGACGCCATTTTCACCGCCGCAATGATTGCCGTTTCAACGAACTCTGAAAATCCTTGAATAAACGCTCCATTCCCGTTCTGCCGCTGAGCGTCCTGGTATTGCTCGTTGCCTTGACGTTTTGGCTCTCGCGCTTTGTTCAGCAAGACGAGAGCCGCGTGGATGGGCCCAAGCGCCACGATCCGGATCTGATCATTGACAACTTTGCCGCGCAGAAGCTCGGGGAAGGCGGCGACGTGGAATACGCAGTCAACGCCGTCAGGATGATGCATTTCCGGGACGATGATTCGTCCATGCTGGAGAATGTTGTGTTTACGGCCAT from Betaproteobacteria bacterium encodes the following:
- the ispH gene encoding 4-hydroxy-3-methylbut-2-enyl diphosphate reductase, whose product is MIEPDVLLANPRGFCAGVDRAIEIVERALTLHGAPIYVRHEIVHNKFVVDDLRSKGAVFIEDLADVPVGATLVFSAHGVSKAVRIEAAQRGFHVFDATCPLVKKVHVEVMKRRQDGFEVVMIGHEGHPEVEGTMGQSEAGMYLVETADDVAKLNIPAGTPLTYVSQTTLSVDDCQIVIDALKQKFPQIVGPKHDDICYATQNRQDAVKFMAPQVEVVLVVGSRTSSNTNRLRELADTLGCTTYQVDSAEEVQPEWIAGKRRIGVTSGASAPEVLVRDVVAKLKSMGASSVRELDGITENITFPLPKGLSRDGTAD
- a CDS encoding pyrrolo-quinoline quinone, producing MYCNTSSPSAADLTNPLVCKRNGKDNVSGLVPYFRYWGASGANVAYPVATGTNATSFNKVQTLASNPYYFNIDANEYCSDDNLTTCALATAAGAAPAGFTLPAPIRYCKTLADAQATTAITGNSGAPATPRCRKKFDVSKYLYPRYGRFSRVDIEPATPSYPKPLTSARTDCAAAASCTYAEEAKNFANWFSYYRTRLAMMKTATGRAFLPIDDRYRVGFMTINPNNPVTASKYLKVGKFDATQRSNWYTKLYAQSTNGSTPLREALSRAGRYYANVTNGINSGMSDDPMTHSCQQNFTLLTTDGYWNSNAGQNLTGAGVGNQDNADSGFTKRVDGAFDGALSGASDTLADVAAYYYKQDLRTSGPLSANNVPTNESAKDKATYQHMVTYTLGLGIQGLMDYRTDYETNAASDFAKIKGSASTCSWASGVCNWPLPAQNSPSAIDDLWHAAVNGRGIYFSAADPNSLADGISGALSALKVQTAAASASATSSPNITPTNNAIFSSTFRTTVWDGEIVAQKIDPNTGNVIPAILWSAQALLDAKVSATGDTRTIWAPDSSSGNKLKTFDWSSLSTSASGSIAAERPYFANKCTALSQCPLLSVAERSDANDGQNLVNYLRGRSEFEGNAFRNREHVLGDSVNATPEYVKDAEGEFVDAVVPTFATFKASSAITGRKGVLYIAANDGMLHAIDGANGNELWAYVPRIVMPNLHKLATDNWGVRHVYSVDGSPTTASIYAGASPTGAWKTILVAGLGKGGRGFYALDVTDPDNPKGMWETCSDPTLCASPNNVDADMGYSFGTPVITKRPTDGKWVVLVTSGYNNVLPGTGKGYLYMLDALTGVVLKKVTTNVGTTTQPSGLAKLSGYSNNPVTDNTSLYVYGGDLLGNLWRFDLQVDPPTVKHIADLKDSGGKPQSITAKPEITKINGKPIIYIGTGRYLGGDDLSDPATLVPPQPWAYQQSIYAIRDTDVDYGNVRTSGRLVEQTLTDLGTTRTVSSNAVDYGNKDGWFIDLNPGGASPGERANLDIQIASGTIVVVTNVPNNTPCTVGGDSFLYSFDFKTGGKIDTAPYAGQKITGQVAVGNIVIQLPDKSIKTIVTGATGDKTSFPVPRNSGGEGARRISWREIFNW
- a CDS encoding PilW family protein, with translation MNKTSGFSLVELMVGMLVGLIGTMVIFQVFAISEGQKRTTTSGGDASQSAAFALFSLERELRVAGQGFNNNGLLGCSIRVYDDDSPPPKSRLQGLVPAVITAGAGNLPDQLSISFVSSDIVNPPSQISADVSGNGTISVDDRGFYQPGDVLVLSQLDDTGNNATVAGVPHHCAMFRVTALPALTKELAHAPAPGNYIDPTGSSRPIRFNHPAGIDNGWTPAGLTFAKGVTGSEAGGYVYNMGNALSSATYSIVNNQLMRNDDMTSASATNPAPIADGIVQMKVLYGIDTPPFDSQISASEWTKISPATPAGWQRLLAVKLALVARSALREKADPVTGLCTVTEAAPQWYGAGTAGVDIPLDVSADPDWKCYRYKVFQTIVPLRNMAWKPVR
- a CDS encoding GspH/FimT family pseudopilin, which codes for MEQLHDLLGNEERRDVLTMAKQRGMSLIEMLVALAIAAILLVTAFPMYSAWVQNTQIRTGAEAMLNGLQFARSEAVSRNTNVQFEMTSAGTTSWRVSEASDPDGLVIQTRSGAAGSATAKATPTPADATIVTFNALGRVLTPNPSDGSMPISQVQIETSIASFTDARNLRVTVSPGGQVRMCDPDPSIPTGDTRKC
- a CDS encoding prepilin-type N-terminal cleavage/methylation domain-containing protein: MKRTSQANAGFTLIEVLIVVAIIGILSAIAMPMYGDYVTRSKIQQATAGLGDARVKMEQFFLDNRTYAGGAAPGPAVGRQDFLCQRHGTLTLVVRRRQVPIPSRRLGRREKEWAALCTR
- a CDS encoding helix-turn-helix domain-containing protein — its product is MSGTHLTLEERYLIHSAMLGGMSPTRIARQLKRDRSMIYDEPRGRGRGQYCPHVARSPARSGE